The following coding sequences lie in one Hydrogenophaga sp. PBL-H3 genomic window:
- a CDS encoding M61 family metallopeptidase, whose translation MPKRPTPATSVRFTVSVQDANAHLFAVTLQIEHPAKNQRMGLPVWIPGSYLVREFSQHLQNLQAWQNGQPVAIRQLDKNHWQAAAVAGQPLELQYEVYAFDASVRTAFLDSTRGFFNATSLCLRVTGQEDLPHALEIVAGASTQGWNLVTGLPAHSVDAAGFGHYRADNYDELADCPVDMGRFWNGRFTAGGVEHRFVISGAGAWLDGERLIEDTRRICEAQIAFWHGDGAPPFSSYVFMLHASADGYGGLEHRNSTALICQRADLPRLRSSSSEKPAALKATDGYTTLLGLISHEYFHTWNVKRLRPAEFKRYDYTAENYTELLWFFEGFTSYYDDLILRRAGLIDDTAYLQLVAKTINQVQQTPGRHLQSVAQASFDAWVKYYRMNENTPNATVSYYTKGSLVALCLDLTLRAEGHTTLDAVMRELWQRCQGGPMRQADLLRALKRLGKRSFEGEIAAWVHSTADLPLMSLLQGQGTKVSHDKAPLAQQLGLRVAESGGSVQIKTVLRGGTAEAAGMAAGDEWLGLELAAVRRGGTPEAWRIHKLDDVTMLRGQRPRITALVSRDNRLLKCPLDWPTETQAVKLAVGDAARLDAWLSHSPT comes from the coding sequence ATGCCCAAACGTCCCACCCCCGCCACCAGCGTGCGCTTCACCGTCTCGGTCCAGGACGCCAACGCCCACCTGTTTGCCGTCACGTTGCAGATCGAACATCCCGCGAAGAACCAGCGCATGGGCTTGCCGGTGTGGATCCCGGGCAGCTACCTCGTGCGTGAGTTTTCCCAGCACCTGCAGAACCTGCAGGCCTGGCAAAACGGCCAGCCGGTGGCGATCAGGCAACTCGACAAGAACCACTGGCAGGCCGCAGCCGTGGCCGGCCAACCGCTGGAGCTGCAGTACGAGGTGTACGCGTTTGACGCCTCGGTGCGCACCGCTTTCCTGGACAGCACGCGCGGCTTCTTCAACGCCACCAGCCTGTGCCTGCGGGTGACCGGGCAGGAAGACCTGCCCCATGCGCTGGAGATCGTGGCGGGCGCCTCGACGCAAGGCTGGAACCTCGTCACCGGGCTGCCCGCCCACAGCGTGGACGCCGCCGGTTTTGGCCACTACCGCGCCGACAACTACGACGAGCTGGCCGACTGCCCGGTGGACATGGGCCGCTTCTGGAACGGCCGCTTCACCGCTGGTGGCGTGGAACACCGCTTCGTCATCAGCGGCGCTGGCGCCTGGCTCGATGGCGAGCGCCTGATCGAAGACACACGGCGCATCTGCGAAGCGCAGATCGCTTTCTGGCATGGGGATGGCGCCCCTCCGTTTTCCAGCTACGTGTTCATGCTGCACGCCAGCGCTGACGGCTACGGCGGGCTGGAGCACCGCAACTCCACAGCGCTCATCTGCCAACGCGCCGACCTGCCCCGGCTGCGTTCCTCCAGCAGTGAGAAACCCGCCGCGCTCAAGGCCACCGACGGATACACCACCCTGCTGGGCCTCATCAGCCACGAGTATTTCCACACCTGGAACGTCAAGCGCCTGCGCCCCGCCGAGTTCAAGCGCTACGACTACACCGCCGAGAACTACACCGAACTGCTCTGGTTCTTCGAGGGCTTCACCAGCTACTACGACGACCTGATCCTGCGCCGCGCCGGTCTCATCGACGACACAGCCTACCTGCAGCTGGTCGCCAAGACAATCAACCAGGTGCAACAGACGCCGGGTCGCCACCTGCAGAGCGTGGCGCAAGCCAGTTTTGATGCGTGGGTGAAGTACTACCGCATGAACGAGAACACGCCCAACGCGACGGTGAGCTACTACACCAAGGGCTCGCTGGTGGCGCTGTGCCTGGACCTCACGCTGCGTGCTGAAGGCCACACCACGCTGGACGCCGTGATGCGCGAACTCTGGCAGCGCTGTCAGGGTGGCCCGATGCGCCAGGCCGATCTGCTGCGCGCCCTCAAGCGCCTGGGCAAGCGCAGTTTCGAAGGCGAGATCGCCGCCTGGGTGCACAGCACGGCCGATCTGCCCCTGATGAGCCTGCTGCAGGGCCAAGGCACGAAAGTCTCGCACGACAAGGCACCACTGGCCCAGCAACTGGGCTTGCGCGTGGCCGAATCGGGCGGCAGCGTGCAGATCAAGACCGTGCTGCGCGGGGGCACGGCCGAGGCGGCCGGCATGGCCGCTGGTGACGAGTGGCTGGGCCTGGAACTGGCAGCGGTGCGTCGAGGTGGCACGCCCGAGGCCTGGCGCATTCACAAACTCGACGACGTGACCATGCTGCGCGGCCAGCGCCCGCGCATCACCGCACTGGTCTCGCGCGACAACCGCCTGCTCAAGTGCCCGCTGGACTGGCCCACCGAAACCCAGGCCGTCAAGCTCGCGGTGGGCGACGCGGCCAGGCTGGACGCCTGGCTTTCGCACTCGCCCACCTGA
- the paaK gene encoding phenylacetate--CoA ligase PaaK gives MKAFALEPIEKASIDELRALQLKRLQATLRHAYTNSPVYRAKFDAAGVHPDDCRSLADLAKFPFTTKKDLRDSYPFGMFAVPREQCARIHASSGTTGKPTVVGYTLKDIDTWATVVARSIRASGARPGDLVHVSYGYGLFTGGLGAHYGAEKLGLTVVPFGGGQTERQVQLIQDFKPDIIMVTPSYMLAIADEFERQGIDPRQSSMRIGIFGAEPWTNDMRVAIEARMGIDAVDIYGLSEVMGPGVANECVETKDGPTIWEDHFYPEIIDPETGEPVADGEMGELVFTSLTKEALPIIRYRTRDLTRLLPGTARTMRRMEKITGRSDDMMIVRGVNVFPTQIEELILKRPELSAHYQCVLTREGPMDNLTVVVETRAGLSPESLEARAAAKQLQHEIKVYVGSSVAVELKPEGGVERSQGKAKRVVDLRQPAA, from the coding sequence ATGAAAGCCTTTGCACTTGAGCCGATCGAGAAAGCCAGCATCGACGAGCTGCGTGCCTTGCAGCTCAAGCGCCTGCAGGCCACGCTGCGCCACGCTTACACGAACTCACCCGTTTACCGCGCCAAGTTCGACGCGGCGGGCGTGCACCCGGACGACTGCCGCAGCCTGGCCGACCTGGCGAAGTTTCCCTTCACCACCAAGAAGGACCTGCGCGACAGCTATCCGTTCGGCATGTTCGCCGTGCCGCGTGAACAGTGCGCGCGCATCCACGCCAGCAGCGGCACCACCGGCAAGCCCACGGTGGTGGGCTACACGCTGAAAGACATCGACACCTGGGCCACGGTGGTGGCGCGCAGCATCCGCGCCAGCGGCGCGCGGCCGGGTGATCTGGTGCACGTGAGCTATGGCTATGGCCTCTTCACCGGCGGGCTGGGTGCGCACTACGGCGCCGAAAAGCTCGGGCTCACCGTGGTGCCGTTCGGTGGTGGCCAGACCGAGCGCCAGGTCCAGCTGATCCAGGACTTCAAACCCGACATCATCATGGTCACGCCGAGCTACATGCTGGCCATTGCGGATGAATTCGAGCGCCAGGGGATCGATCCGCGCCAGAGCAGCATGCGCATCGGCATCTTCGGCGCCGAGCCCTGGACCAACGACATGCGCGTGGCGATCGAAGCCCGCATGGGGATCGATGCGGTCGACATCTATGGCCTCTCGGAGGTGATGGGCCCGGGCGTGGCCAACGAGTGCGTGGAAACCAAGGACGGACCGACCATCTGGGAAGACCACTTCTACCCCGAGATCATCGACCCCGAGACCGGCGAACCGGTGGCCGACGGCGAGATGGGCGAGCTGGTGTTCACCAGCCTGACCAAGGAAGCGCTGCCCATCATCCGCTACCGCACGCGCGACCTCACGCGCCTGCTCCCGGGCACCGCGCGCACCATGCGCCGCATGGAAAAGATCACCGGGCGCAGCGACGACATGATGATCGTGCGCGGCGTCAACGTGTTTCCCACGCAGATCGAAGAACTGATCTTGAAGCGCCCCGAGCTCAGCGCGCACTACCAGTGCGTGCTCACGCGCGAAGGCCCGATGGACAACCTCACCGTGGTGGTGGAAACACGCGCGGGTCTCTCACCGGAGAGCCTTGAGGCGCGCGCCGCGGCCAAGCAGCTGCAGCACGAGATCAAGGTGTACGTGGGCAGCAGCGTGGCCGTGGAACTCAAGCCCGAAGGCGGTGTGGAGCGCAGCCAGGGCAAGGCCAAACGGGTGGTGGATCTTCGTCAACCCGCAGCCTGA
- the paaI gene encoding hydroxyphenylacetyl-CoA thioesterase PaaI, producing MSPHERAAKVGQTMFAVDTASKDTMGMELLSCEPGRASIRMAVQPLHLNGHQICHGGFIFTLADSTFAFACNSHNKNAVAAGCSIEFLRPAHAGDVLTCEGVEQTLSGRHGIYDMQVSNQRGEVVAMFRGKSAQIPGTVFPEEGCP from the coding sequence ATGAGTCCCCACGAACGAGCCGCCAAAGTCGGTCAGACGATGTTCGCGGTCGACACCGCCAGCAAGGACACCATGGGCATGGAGCTGCTGAGTTGCGAGCCGGGTCGCGCCAGCATCCGCATGGCGGTGCAGCCGCTGCACCTCAACGGCCACCAGATCTGCCACGGTGGCTTCATCTTCACACTGGCCGATTCCACCTTTGCCTTTGCCTGCAACAGCCACAACAAAAACGCGGTGGCCGCGGGCTGCAGCATCGAGTTCCTGCGCCCGGCGCACGCGGGCGACGTGCTCACCTGCGAGGGCGTGGAACAAACGCTCTCGGGCCGCCACGGCATCTACGACATGCAGGTGAGCAACCAGCGCGGCGAGGTGGTGGCCATGTTTCGCGGCAAGAGCGCGCAGATTCCCGGGACGGTGTTTCCCGAAGAAGGATGCCCATGA
- a CDS encoding enoyl-CoA hydratase-related protein, protein MSEATVLYEERGAVALVTLNRPDALNSFTRQMHRELWAALDRAEANPEVRALVITGAGRGFCAGADLAEFDFEPGPDLAQRADPGPVIEQAFNPTARRLQGLRMPTIAAVNGVAAGAGASLAMCCDIAIAATGASFIQAFSKIGLVPDAGGSWLLVERLGLARAMALALTGDKLPATQAKEWGMIWDVADDCLGSSMALALKLAAMPTRALVATRALLRDASTRTLSQQLDVERDTQSALGKTHDYIEGVMAFREKRPARFKGE, encoded by the coding sequence ATGTCTGAAGCCACCGTCTTGTATGAAGAGCGTGGGGCCGTGGCCCTGGTCACGCTCAACCGGCCCGATGCGCTCAACAGTTTCACCCGCCAGATGCACCGCGAGCTGTGGGCCGCGCTGGACCGGGCCGAAGCCAACCCGGAGGTGCGTGCGTTGGTGATCACGGGTGCGGGGCGGGGCTTTTGCGCCGGGGCCGACCTGGCCGAGTTCGACTTCGAGCCCGGGCCCGATCTGGCGCAGCGCGCCGACCCCGGCCCGGTGATCGAGCAGGCGTTCAACCCGACCGCGCGGCGCCTGCAGGGCTTGCGCATGCCCACCATCGCGGCGGTCAACGGCGTGGCGGCGGGCGCGGGTGCGTCGCTGGCCATGTGCTGCGACATCGCGATCGCCGCCACCGGTGCCAGCTTCATCCAGGCCTTCAGCAAGATCGGGCTGGTGCCCGACGCCGGCGGCAGCTGGCTGCTGGTGGAACGCCTGGGGCTGGCGCGCGCCATGGCGCTGGCCTTGACCGGCGACAAACTGCCGGCCACTCAGGCGAAGGAGTGGGGAATGATCTGGGACGTGGCCGATGACTGCCTGGGCAGCTCGATGGCCCTGGCGCTGAAACTGGCCGCCATGCCGACCCGGGCGCTGGTGGCCACGCGCGCACTGCTGCGCGACGCTTCCACACGCACCTTGAGCCAGCAGCTCGATGTGGAACGCGACACGCAGTCGGCGCTGGGCAAGACGCACGATTACATCGAAGGCGTGATGGCGTTTCGCGAAAAGCGCCCAGCGCGTTTCAAGGGGGAATGA
- a CDS encoding enoyl-CoA hydratase, giving the protein MSAIAAPECITVRTEGRVGIITLNRPKQLNALNEQLMNELGDALKTFDANEDIGCMILTGSEKAFAAGADIGAMAGYTFADVYKGDYITRNWETIRSIRKPVIGAVSGFALGGGCELAMMCDFIIAADNAKFGQPEIKLGVIPGAGGTQRLPRAVGKSKAMDMVLTARMMDATEAERAGLVSRVVPLDKLMDEALGAALIICGFSLPSVMAAKESVNRSFEGSLSDGVMFERRIFHALFATADQKEGMDAFVNKRKPEFKHL; this is encoded by the coding sequence ATGTCCGCCATCGCCGCGCCCGAATGCATCACCGTCCGAACCGAAGGCCGGGTGGGCATCATCACGCTCAACCGCCCCAAGCAGCTCAACGCGCTCAACGAGCAACTGATGAACGAGCTGGGCGATGCACTCAAGACGTTTGACGCCAATGAGGACATCGGCTGCATGATCCTCACCGGCAGCGAGAAGGCCTTTGCCGCGGGTGCCGACATCGGCGCCATGGCTGGCTACACCTTCGCCGACGTCTACAAGGGCGACTACATCACCCGCAACTGGGAAACCATCCGCAGCATCCGCAAGCCCGTGATCGGCGCCGTGAGCGGCTTCGCACTCGGCGGCGGCTGCGAGCTGGCCATGATGTGCGACTTCATCATCGCCGCCGACAACGCGAAGTTCGGCCAGCCCGAGATCAAGCTCGGCGTGATCCCCGGCGCCGGCGGTACCCAGCGCCTGCCCCGCGCGGTGGGCAAGTCCAAGGCCATGGACATGGTGCTGACCGCCCGCATGATGGACGCCACCGAAGCGGAACGCGCCGGCCTGGTGAGCCGTGTGGTGCCGCTGGACAAGCTGATGGACGAAGCGCTGGGCGCGGCGCTCATCATCTGCGGCTTCTCGCTGCCCAGCGTGATGGCGGCCAAGGAATCGGTCAACCGCTCGTTCGAGGGCTCGTTGTCCGACGGCGTGATGTTCGAGCGCCGCATCTTCCACGCGCTGTTCGCCACCGCCGACCAAAAGGAAGGCATGGACGCTTTCGTGAACAAGCGCAAGCCCGAGTTCAAGCACCTCTGA
- a CDS encoding high-potential iron-sulfur protein codes for MTTRRRFLMMVPVSGAVLAAACSKQEEPAAAAPAPAPAPAAPPAATAPAPAAAGPMVEATDPTAVALGYVALAANADKTKYPTFVEGSNCANCALYQGAAGSQSGPCPLFAGKQVAAAGWCSSYAKKAT; via the coding sequence ATGACCACACGCCGACGCTTTTTGATGATGGTGCCCGTGAGCGGCGCCGTGCTCGCAGCCGCCTGCTCCAAGCAGGAAGAACCCGCCGCAGCCGCCCCGGCGCCGGCGCCCGCACCGGCCGCACCGCCCGCCGCCACTGCGCCTGCACCGGCCGCCGCAGGCCCGATGGTCGAAGCCACCGACCCCACCGCCGTGGCGCTGGGTTATGTGGCCCTGGCAGCCAACGCCGACAAGACCAAATACCCCACTTTTGTTGAGGGCAGCAACTGCGCCAACTGCGCGCTGTACCAGGGTGCCGCCGGCTCCCAGTCCGGTCCGTGCCCGCTGTTTGCGGGCAAGCAGGTGGCGGCCGCCGGCTGGTGCAGCTCCTACGCCAAGAAGGCAACTTGA